The genomic region AATGGCAATATTTGTGCTTGTTACCACAGGTAAAAACTGGGGTGTTTCCACCGCTCTAGTGACTTGGCATGTGGCTTTTCTAGATATGTTAGGCATTCAATTACCTGCTGAGTACTTTCAATCACATATTGATAAAGTTCAAGCTGGCTTGTTAAATGACGGTGGAACAATCCGTAATATCGGATTAATCGTTGGTAGCGCACTGAGTTTCTTACTAGCAAAACGTTTCGCATTTGATTTCAAGATGTCAAAAAAAGATATGTTTTACTTTGCACTAGGTGGACTGTTGCTTGGTTTCGGTTCACGTGTCGGGCTTGGATGTAACATTGGTGCGATGTATGCAGCTATCTCAAGTTTTTCTGCTTCTGGCTGGGTATTTTTACTATCCATGTCATTAGGTGGGATAGTAGGTATGAAACTATTTGTAGGACAAGTTTCAATTTTACCTGTTCCTATTCATAAAAAATAATAAAACGAAACGATTATAGGAGGAAAATAATAATGAGTAAAAAAGTAGTTATTGTTGGCGGTGTTGCTGGAGGTGCTTCAGTAGCAGCACGTGTGAGAAGATTAGATGAAAAAGCAGAAATCGTTATGTTCGAAAAAGGACCTTATGTTTCTTTTTCAAACTGCTGTCTACCATTCCATATCAGCGGAGATGTTGAAAATTCGCAAGACCTCGTATTAATGAATCCAGACCAGTTCGATAAACAATATAACATTGATGCACGTGTTTATAATGAAGTGGTTGCTATAAACCGAGAAGCAAAATCAGTTACTGTTAAAAACATTCAAACTGGTGAAACATATGAAGAAGCATATGATATTTTATTCTTATCACCAGGTGCAAGAGCGCTACGTCCACTAAGTATTCCTGGTATTATGTCTCCCCATGTTTTCGTAATGAAAACTGTTCCCGATGTTGAAAATTTGATGACATATATTGAAAAAGAAGGCGTAAAAGATACAGTTGTGGTTGGTGGTGGCTACATTGGTCTTGAAGTTGCTGAGAACTTAAAATATGTTGGTTACAACGTGACCTTAGTTGAAGCACAAGACCAAGTAATGGCAACTCTTGATTACGATATGGTCCAAATGGTCAATAGAGAAATGCTAGAAAAAGGACTGAATTTAGTTCTGAATGACAGTGTGAAAGAAATTAAAGAAGACCGTGTCATACTTGCTTCAGGCAAAGAAATACCAGCACAAGCAGTTGTTATGGCAATCGGTGTTTCACCAGAGAACGAATTAGCTAAACAAGCTGGTTTAGAAGTTGCAGAGCAAACAGGGGCGATTAAGGTGAACCATCATTATTTAACAAACGATCCTTATATTTACGCAGTTGGAGATGCTATTGAAACAACTTGTTTCTTTACTGGTAAGAAAACGCAATTAACCCTTGCAGGCCCAGCGCAACGTCAAGCACGTGCTGCAGCAGACCATGCTTATGGTAGAACATACCGGAATACAGGCGTTATCGGTTCATCAAGTGTTAAAATATTTGATTTAAATGCTGCGAATACAGGATTTAATGAAAGACAATGCCAAGCTCATGGAATCGATTATGACTTTGCCTATATCATTCCTAAAGATAAAGTAGGTCTAATGCCAGACTCTGAAAACCTATTTTTCAAACTAATTTTTGCAGTTCCGTCTGGACAAATTTTAGGAGCACAAGCAGTTGGTAAAGGAAATGTTGATAAGCGTATTGACGTGGTTGCAACAGCCATCATGATGAATGCAAACCTAGAAGACTTAAAAGAACTTGAATTGACGTATTCCCCACACTTCTCAACAGCAAAAGACGTTGTCAACCATGCAGCACTTGTTGCTTTGAATATTTTGAATGGCGATTTTAAAAAAGTTCCCGTTACAAAAGTACGTGAGTTAGTTGAAAATAATGAAATGATTATTGATGCACGTGAAGAAAACGAATATGCAACAAGTCACATTAAGGGTGCAGTTAATATTCCATTGAGCCAATTCCGTGACCGTTTATCAGAAATTCCTAAAGATCGTCCGGTTTACATTCACTGCCGTTCAA from Jeotgalibaca dankookensis harbors:
- a CDS encoding FAD-dependent oxidoreductase, producing the protein MSKKVVIVGGVAGGASVAARVRRLDEKAEIVMFEKGPYVSFSNCCLPFHISGDVENSQDLVLMNPDQFDKQYNIDARVYNEVVAINREAKSVTVKNIQTGETYEEAYDILFLSPGARALRPLSIPGIMSPHVFVMKTVPDVENLMTYIEKEGVKDTVVVGGGYIGLEVAENLKYVGYNVTLVEAQDQVMATLDYDMVQMVNREMLEKGLNLVLNDSVKEIKEDRVILASGKEIPAQAVVMAIGVSPENELAKQAGLEVAEQTGAIKVNHHYLTNDPYIYAVGDAIETTCFFTGKKTQLTLAGPAQRQARAAADHAYGRTYRNTGVIGSSSVKIFDLNAANTGFNERQCQAHGIDYDFAYIIPKDKVGLMPDSENLFFKLIFAVPSGQILGAQAVGKGNVDKRIDVVATAIMMNANLEDLKELELTYSPHFSTAKDVVNHAALVALNILNGDFKKVPVTKVRELVENNEMIIDAREENEYATSHIKGAVNIPLSQFRDRLSEIPKDRPVYIHCRSSQRSYNMVRALGQLGYDHVYNMDGSFLGVSEYEYFNDVRLDRDPIVTDYNFN